Part of the Halalkalibacter krulwichiae genome is shown below.
ATTAGGGATTTTTGATCAGAAGCATAAAGGTATTTATTTTATTAAAAAAGCATTTGAGCAAAAGTTGAGAGGATTAATTGACGAAGGGCTTGAATGGGTAATCATTAGTGGGCAACTAGGAGTGGAACTTTGGGTTGCTGATGTTGTTCTTGAGCTTAAAAACGAAATTCCTCAATTACAATTAGCGGTATTAACCCCTTTTTTAAACCAAGAGGAAAATTGGCAAGAAACTTCACAACAATATTATCATGAAATTATTTCTCAAGCTGACTTTGTAGATAGTATTACTAGAAGACCGTATGAGAGTCCATTGCAACTCAAACAAAAAAATGAGTTTTTAATTTCAAAAGCAGAAGGATTACTGTTGCTCTATGATGAAGAGAAACAAGGGTCGCCTACTTATTATTTGGAAGCAGCTAAGAGACGTGCCGATAAAGAGTATTTTCCAATTTTAATCATAACGCCACTAGATCTTGATATACTAGTACAAGAAGAGCAATTTGAGAATTTTGATGGATTTTGAATTGAAATAATTCAAATTGACAAGTTAGCAAATCTTTGGAAAAATAGAAATGAAGCCGTACATATTAAGAGGTGATGGGAATGAGCCAACAAAGTATCCGTTTTACTGCTAAGGAAATTTTAGAAAAAGATTTTAAAACAAGTATGCGGGGATATAGTCCAGATGAGGTTGATAAATTTTTAGATGCAATTATACAAGATTACGAACTGTTCCAAAGAAAAGTAGAATTATTGGAACAAGAAAATGCAACATTAAAGCGTGAAGTGAAGAAACTTTCTGAACGCTCTCAACGTCAGGCTCCTGCACAAACAGTAGGAAGTACAAACTATGATATTCTACAACGACTTTCAAATCTTGAAAAGAAGGTTTTTGGCAGTAAATTGTACGAGTAGGAGAATGATTCATGGTTGAGGTATACATTGATGGAGCGAGTGCTGGTGATCCAGGATGGTCTGGGGCTGGCATATTTATAAATTATAAAAATGGACAAGTAGAACATCACGCTGTTCCATTAGGTCCGATGTCAAATCATGAAGCTGAATATGAGGCGTTAATTTATGCTCTTGAAATTTGTTTAGAGAAAAAAATTAACATGGTTTCTTTCCGAACAGATTCAAAATTAATTGATGATGCGATTGAAAAGCGATATGTTAAAAATAAAAAGTATCAACCTTATCTAGAAGAAGCAGTTAAAATGATTGATCAGCTGGACCTATTCTTCATGAAGTGGATTCCAAGTAATCAAAATAAAACAGCTGATGCATTAGCTAGACAAGCGATAAGAAAAAATAAATAAATTACCATTGAAATTGTTTATTGCTTGAGGTATACTATGTTTTGTCGCTTTAGACAGCATTAAGTATTCAGGTAACCGCTGCACGATCTTCGTGTAGAGGAAAGTCCATGCTCGCACGAACTGAGATGTTCGTAGTGATCGTGCCTAGCCAATTCATAAGCTAGGGTAGTCTGGTTGAGACTGGGCTAACGGCAAGGGAAGCACCTAAGTCTTTAGATATGGTGTGATACCTTTGAAAGTGCCACAGTGACGAAGTCTAATCGGAAACGATTAGAGTGGAACGAGGTAAACCCCACGAGCGAGAAACCCAAAATATGGTAGGGGAATCTTCTTATAAACTGGAAATGAACAGTATAGAAGGACAAGGAATACCTTGTAGATAGATGGTTACCACCGGAGTACGAGGTTCATCACCGTTTGCAGTACAAAGGAACAGAACATGGCTTATCGAATACTTAATGGATGAACAACCAACCCCCTTTAAGGGGATTTTTTTGTAGAGCTTATAGAAAAAGGCCGGTCTTGCCTTTTTCTATAAGCTCTAAGCATGAGCGGAGCCCCTGCAAGATTTTAAAGCCACTCTGAGTGGTTTTCTCAGAGTGGCGCGCAGGGAGAGAAGCCATGCACTTCTTAGAAATGCTAGGAAGGTTCAATAAGAAAAAGGCCGGTCTTGCCTTTTTCTATAAGCTCTACCTCGTTTGTTTTCACTCACATAACAACGTATAATAAAGGCAATAACTCATTTTGAAGGAGTACATAATGGAAAAAGTTACATTAATTGCAACAGCAACAATGGGACTCGAAGCACTAGTTGCTCGTGAAGTAAAGGATTTAGGGTATGAAGATGTTCAAGTAGAAAATGGAAAAGTAACATTTACTGCGGATGTTTCAGCTATTCCTAGAGCGAACTTATGGCTGCGAACAGCTGATCGTGTAAAACTTAAAGTTGCTGAGTTTAAAGCATTCACATTTGATGAATTATTTGAAAAAACTAAGGCATTACCTTGGGCAGATCTCATCCCTGTGCATGCAGAATTTCCGGTGATTGGAAGATCGGTTAAATCAAAACTATTCAGTGTTTCTGATTGCCAGGCAATTGTAAAAAAAGCAGTCGTTGAAAGCATGAAAAAGCGCTATAAAAGAGGCTGGTTTGATGAAGATGGACCTTTGTATCGTATAGAGGTTGCGCTTCATAAAGATGTTGCTACACTTACTATTGATACAAGTGGTCAAGGACTTCATAAACGTGGATATCGTTACTTACATAACCAAGCGCCATTAAAAGAAACATTGGCTGCAGCAATGATTATGCTTACGCCTTGGAAAGCCGATCGACCTTTTGTTGATCCGTTTGTAGGGTCGGGTACGATCCCGATAGAAGCCGCAATGATCGGTCAGAATATTGCTCCTGGGTTCAATCGTGATTTTGTTTCTGAAGATTGGCATTGGATTGGGAAAAAGGTTTGGAATGAGGCTAGACAGGAAGTAGAAGATGTTGCTAACTACGACCAAAAGTTAGATATTTTAGGAACGGATATTGATCATCGCAGTGTTGAGTTAGCAAGTAATAATGCAATGGAAGCTGGCTTTGGAGATTTGATTCAATTTAAGCAGATGCAGGTTAAAGACTTACGCCATCGTGGTGAATATGGAATCTTAGTTGGAAACCCACCTTATGGGGAGCGCCTAGGAGAACGACCTGAAGTAGAGCAAATGTATAAAGAAATGGGAAATGCGTTTTCACAACACTTAGATACGTGGTCTATTTACATTTTGACATCTCATGAAGGCTTTGAAGAGTTATATGGCAAAAAGGCAACTAAAAAGCGAAAATTATATAATGGGAACTTAAAAGTCGATTATTATCAATTCTTTGGTCCGAAGCCTCCTAGAAAAGAAGAAAATTAATTTAACCCCATCGTCTAACAAATAGCGGACGATGGGGTTAAATTATGTTACTTTCGTTTTGGGGAGAATTATTATTGAAATTTACTCATGAAATGATGGTATAGTTCTATTAATGAAAACACAATCTAAAGGTGAGGTCGATAAATATCGACCCCTGAACCTATTCCCATCAAGTTGATGTTCACATATACAACAGGAACGACGATGTTATTCTACGTGCTTATGCTCTTGCTGAATGGTAGCAGGGGAGATAGGTTGAAAAATCGTTTGCCCCAATTGTAACTTGAATTACGATACTTGAATTAGGTTATTGGTCAGAAAAAAGAAGGAAGGTCAATTATTTGACCTTTCTTTTTTTTATACGACGGTTTGTCAATCTAACTGCGACACTTCTTCCCAAAATGCTTCGTATGAAGTTTTCCAACCAAGACATTTTCTTGGACGGGATTAATTAAATGCAAGGCTAACTCTAGCTCTTCTTCTGTAATTAGAGCTAGATCAGTCTTCTTAGGGAAAAATTCACGTAAGAGACCATTAGCATTCTCATTCGTTCCACGCTGCCAGGAAGCATATGGATCGGCAAAATAAACAGACATATCTACTTGTTCTTCAATGCTTGAGTAGCACGCAAATTCTTTCCCACGGTCAACCGTTGATGTCTTAAAAACCCCTAGGGGATAGTTGTCAAACGTGGTTAAAATGGCTGTTTCCATGGATGAAGAACTTCGATTCTCCATCTTTACAGCAAGGTACATTCGTGTTTTTCGTTCCGCAAAGGTAGCCAAACACCCTTTACTTTTTCCTCGACTTGAAACAATCGTATCAAGTTCCCAGTGACCAAATGTGGTTCGTTTTTTTACTTCTTTTGGACGCTGGTTAATCGAGGTTCCAATGTTAAAACGCCCCCTAGTTTCAACGGGTTTTTGTCGTTTACCTTTGTGACGAAGGACGGTTAGATCTGACTTATTTAATAAGCCTAGATAGAGCCAACGATAAATGGTCTTAAAAGAAATATGTAGTTCTGACAAGCGCCCAATAATCTGTTCAGGCGACCAGGTTAATTGAAGTTTTTCTTCAATAATTTCAGCTAAGGAGACAGACCATTTCCCTTTTGGTTTACAGTCTTTACGGCGCTCTATGTACTTTTCTTGAGCCACTGTACTAGCATATTCATGGGTACTATTTCGTTTCAATTCTCGAGCAATAGTTGAATGGTGACGATTTAGTTCTTTAGCGATTTGTCTAGTAGACCAGCCCAGCTTTTGAAGGGCTTCTAGTCGTCCACGTTCAAACGTGGTAAGATGGGAGTAGCTCATGATATACCTCCGTGTAAGGGTTGTGTGGTAACTTCATTTTACACGAAGGATCATGGGTTTTTTATGTTTATTTTTAGGTGTCGCACTTAATATTACAATTCGTCATACTAAAAAAGGAGATGACCAACGAGAACGTGGTCATCTCCTTCCAAATCACTTACAACTTCTCCAATACTCTGCGGCCGTATCGATTATTGTCTTCCACAGACACCCCTCATTTCCTTTATGTTCTAGGAACACTCTTGAAAATTCTGGACGCTGTACAATGCAATCACCTCATTAGATCGTATTACGGTTATATGATCTGCGGTCGTAACGATTATTGTCTTTCACAGACACCTCATTTCAATTTAGTTCTAAGAACATTCTTGAAAATATCGGAAACTGCGCAATGGTATCACCTCATAGAGTTGATAAAATCGACAACCACTTCATAAACTATAGTAACACTATCTGCGGCCGTAACGATTATTGTCTTTCACAGACACCCCTCATTTCATTATGTTCTACGAACACTCTTGAAAATCGTGGATCCTGTTCAACGTAATCACCTCAAACTGAGTTGATTTAAATCGTAATCATTGTATTGAATACTTTGTATAGTGTTTGATGAGAAAGCAATTTTACTTGCTCCTCGGTTATTATGATGTCCGTTCAGCATTTTTTTATTCTTTTTATTTCAATTTTTTTTTCAGAAATGATAAAAGCTTCAATCGTATTTTTTCGTTTAGAGATGGATAACCTTAATAAGAGTGGCATATAAGGAGGAGATAACAATGACAAATCCGTCTGGGTTTAATGATATTAAACAAGTAGAAATGTCAATTTTATCAGCTGAACACATGGTTGGTCAGGCGACAAGAAGTATGGATGAGGAACAGCTTCAAGCAGCAACAAATGCATTAAATGATGCCAAAGTTCAGTTGCATAAAGCGATGTCTCATCAGACAGGGGTTGATGAAGCTTTTTTTGAAATGTCTCAAGAACTCCTAGCGAAAGCAGATCATCAATTAAAAGAAGCAAAAAAATAAAAGAAGGCTGCCGATTTTAATGGCAGCCTTTAAGCTTTATATAAATTTAAAAGGTCCCTAGTGGTTCTCAGGATGATCTAGCTGAGAGAACCGAGGGTTTATAAAATCAAGATAGCCTGTGTCCTCATTATAGTCAATAGTCATATCATCCAAATACCAAAAGTCGTCTTCATTAACAAAAAACGTAATTCCTTGCTTTTTAACTTTAAAAGATGTGTCAGATGGCTGTTCTTTCATTACACCTACCGAAAATCCTCCAGAACCAATTCCTCCTACTCTAACATATAAACGTATGGTTTCCCCATCACTTAAAGGGATTTCCTTTTTATATAAACTTGCTGCTGAATCAGTGATTGTAAAGTTCATGGTCGTGCCTCCTTATCACTCCAAAGATAACATAGCTATAAATAATTTTCTAGAAGTATTTAACCAAAGGAAGGGTTAACCATTCGAATGGCGAAATACTTAAATGGAAATTAATTAATTTTTATAAAGGTGGTTATAGGATGACTGAACGTGTACAAACACTTGAAAATGATTTTAGACAATATATAAAGAAAATACAAGATTATGTACAGGCTCTTTCTTTGCTTGCTTGGGACTCACGAACAGGAGCGCCTAAGAAAGGGGTTGTTCAACGATCAGAGGTTATTGGTACATTATCAGCAGAAGTATTTTCGCTTTCTACGTCAAGTCAGATGGGAGAGTATTTACATGAGTTAAGAGATAGTAGTGTGTATAATCAACTATCTCCCATTACGCAAAAAACAATAGATGATTGTTTTAAAACATATGAACGAAATGTGAAAATACCAAAAGAAGAGTATAAAGAATACGTAATGTTACAATCCCAATCGGAATCTCTATGGGAGGAAGCGAAAGCAAAAGCAGACTTTGCAATGTTTCAACCTAAACTTGAGAAACTGGTAGAGTTCAAAAAAAGATTTGTCGGTTACTGGGGTATGAAAAACATCCTTATAATACATTATTAGATGATTATGAACCAGGTGTGTTCGTAGATACGATAGATAAAGTTTTTGGCGAATTAAGAGATCAGTTAATTCCGCTAGTAAAAGAAGTGACAGATTCTCCTCATCAGCCTAAGACAGACTTTTTGTATCACAACTTTCCTCGTGCTAATCAAGAAGCACTGAGCTTAGAAATATTAAAAGAAATTGGATATGACTTTGAAGCTGGTCGATTAGATGAAACGGTTCACCCATTCGCTATAGGAATTAATCCGAATGATGTCCGTGTTACAACGAAGTATAATGAGAAAGATTTTCGTGTTGCTTTATTTGGAACGATACATGAAGGTGGTCATGCACTTTATGAGCAAAACATTTCTCAAGAGCTCATTGGGACACCATTAGCTAGCGGCACATCAATGGGAATTCATGAATCACAGTCTCTTTTTTGGGAAAAATTTGTAGGGAAAAATTATGGTTTCTGGGAACGTAACTATAAGCTTCTGAAAAAGCATTCTGTTGGCCAGTTTGGGGATGTATCTCTAGAAGATTTCTACTTTGCTATCAACCAAGCGAAACAATCACTCATTCGAATTGAGAGTGATGAATTAACTTATTGCCTTCATATTATTTTACGTTATGAGCTTGAAAAGGCATTAATGGCAGGTCATATTACTGTAGCAGAGCTTCCGCAAATATGGAATGATAAGATGGAAGAATATTTAGGTGTTCGTCCATCAAATGATGGGGAAGGTGTACTTCAAGATGTTCATTGGTCTTTTGGTGCTTTTGGATATTTCCCTTCGTATGCCCTAGGGTACATTTATTCAGCACAAATAAAAGAAGCAATGTTGAAAGAAGTAACTAATTTCGATGATTTGATTAGAACGGGTGACTTTGCCCCGATTCGTCAATGGCTTACGAAAAATGTGCATCAACATGGTAAGATGAAGCAGCCAGCAGAGATTATTCACTCTATTACGGGAACAGGCATAGACTCGAAGCCATTGATCAACTATTTAACAGAGAAATACCGTCGGCTTTATAAAATCTAAGTATATTATTACTCCTTTTTGGCAATACTACATTCACTAAGTATTGTTGGAGTGAACGTAATGCGTATTGTAGAATTGTTACCTAGAGAAGGATGTACG
Proteins encoded:
- a CDS encoding DUF1273 domain-containing protein, whose amino-acid sequence is MKSIVVSGYKSHELGIFDQKHKGIYFIKKAFEQKLRGLIDEGLEWVIISGQLGVELWVADVVLELKNEIPQLQLAVLTPFLNQEENWQETSQQYYHEIISQADFVDSITRRPYESPLQLKQKNEFLISKAEGLLLLYDEEKQGSPTYYLEAAKRRADKEYFPILIITPLDLDILVQEEQFENFDGF
- the gpsB gene encoding cell division regulator GpsB; the protein is MSQQSIRFTAKEILEKDFKTSMRGYSPDEVDKFLDAIIQDYELFQRKVELLEQENATLKREVKKLSERSQRQAPAQTVGSTNYDILQRLSNLEKKVFGSKLYE
- a CDS encoding reverse transcriptase-like protein; the protein is MVEVYIDGASAGDPGWSGAGIFINYKNGQVEHHAVPLGPMSNHEAEYEALIYALEICLEKKINMVSFRTDSKLIDDAIEKRYVKNKKYQPYLEEAVKMIDQLDLFFMKWIPSNQNKTADALARQAIRKNK
- a CDS encoding THUMP domain-containing class I SAM-dependent RNA methyltransferase: MEKVTLIATATMGLEALVAREVKDLGYEDVQVENGKVTFTADVSAIPRANLWLRTADRVKLKVAEFKAFTFDELFEKTKALPWADLIPVHAEFPVIGRSVKSKLFSVSDCQAIVKKAVVESMKKRYKRGWFDEDGPLYRIEVALHKDVATLTIDTSGQGLHKRGYRYLHNQAPLKETLAAAMIMLTPWKADRPFVDPFVGSGTIPIEAAMIGQNIAPGFNRDFVSEDWHWIGKKVWNEARQEVEDVANYDQKLDILGTDIDHRSVELASNNAMEAGFGDLIQFKQMQVKDLRHRGEYGILVGNPPYGERLGERPEVEQMYKEMGNAFSQHLDTWSIYILTSHEGFEELYGKKATKKRKLYNGNLKVDYYQFFGPKPPRKEEN
- a CDS encoding DUF2564 family protein — encoded protein: MTNPSGFNDIKQVEMSILSAEHMVGQATRSMDEEQLQAATNALNDAKVQLHKAMSHQTGVDEAFFEMSQELLAKADHQLKEAKK
- a CDS encoding HesB/YadR/YfhF family protein; its protein translation is MNFTITDSAASLYKKEIPLSDGETIRLYVRVGGIGSGGFSVGVMKEQPSDTSFKVKKQGITFFVNEDDFWYLDDMTIDYNEDTGYLDFINPRFSQLDHPENH